In Deinococcus reticulitermitis, the DNA window TGAGGCGGCGCTGCCGGCGGCGACCTCGTCCACGAGTGCGCCCTGCGTGCTGGTGAGGCCCGCAAATTGAAGCAGCGCCGGCTCCAGGTCGGCGAGATCCACCAGCGTCGCTCCGAGCGTGCCGCGCTGCGGCGCCCCGACTTTCTCCAGGTCGTCCACGCTCTGCGCGACGAGGTCGCCCGGAATGGCGAGACCAATCACGCCGGGAACCGCGAGGTTGGGCGCCGCATTGGCGACGGCGACGGCCACCACCGCGCCGCGCGAGTCGAGCACCGGGCTCCCCGAGCCGCCCTGCTGGATGCTCGCGGTCGTGGCGACGTACTGCCCGACCTCCTGCGCGAGTCCGTCGCTGCGCGGCACGTCGCGCGCACTCGCCAGCACGCTGAACACCCCGGCGCTCACGAAGTTCTGAAAGCGCAGCGGCGTCCCGATTGCGACCAGCTTCTGCCCCGGCACCAGGCGGGCGCTTTGCCCGAAGGCGAGCGTGCCCGGCGCCGTGACCCCCTGCACCCTCAGCAGCGCAATATCGATGCCAGGATCGGTCGCCTCGACGCGCGCATTTGCCTGCTTGCCGTTGGCGAGCGTCACGGTGATCGCCTCCTGGTCCCGGATCACGTGGTAGTTGGTCACGATCAGGTCACGCTTGTAAAAAAAGCCCGACCCCACCTCGACCGGCTCGTCGCCCGGTTGCAGGGCCTCGCGCCGCAGCCGCACGTC includes these proteins:
- a CDS encoding S1C family serine protease, producing MKPLRVLALGALLLGAAGGAYLVGRVSAQQALVTPDEINTVEVVQGALPAVVRIDVRLRREALQPGDEPVEVGSGFFYKRDLIVTNYHVIRDQEAITVTLANGKQANARVEATDPGIDIALLRVQGVTAPGTLAFGQSARLVPGQKLVAIGTPLRFQNFVSAGVFSVLASARDVPRSDGLAQEVGQYVATTASIQQGGSGSPVLDSRGAVVAVAVANAAPNLAVPGVIGLAIPGDLVAQSVDDLEKVGAPQRGTLGATLVDLADLEPALLQFAGLTSTQGALVDEVAAGSAASRADLRGSLRNAKGQLLAPLGDVIVGVDGQAVQNSFDVTRLIAAKRPGQTVELTVWRERQRVRVPVTLLARTAE